The Miscanthus floridulus cultivar M001 chromosome 7, ASM1932011v1, whole genome shotgun sequence genome includes a region encoding these proteins:
- the LOC136462637 gene encoding bax inhibitor 1-like produces MDAFYSTSSSSSGPYGAAAYGGAGWGYDSLKDFRQITPAVQTHLKLVYLTLCVALASSAVGAYLHVVWNIGGMLTMLGCVGSIAWLFSVPVNEERKRYGLLMAAALLEGASVGPLIKLAVEFDPCILVTAFVGTAIAFACFSCAAVVAKRREYLYLGGLLSSGLSILLWLQFAASIFGHSTSSFMFEVYFGLLIFLGYMVYDTQEIIERAHHGDMDYIKHGLILFTDFVAVLVRILVIMLKNAADKSEDRKRKKRS; encoded by the exons ATGGACGCGTTCTActcgacctcctcctcctcgtcggggCCGTACGGCGCGGCGGCGTACGGCGGCGCCGGCTGGGGCTACGACTCGCTCAAGGACTTCCGCCAGATCACCCCCGCCGTCCAGACCCACCTCAAACTC GTTTACCTCACCCTCTGCGTGGCGCTGGCCTCGTCGGCGGTGGGCGCTTACCTGCACGTCGTCTGGAACATCGGCGGCATGCTGACCATGCTCGGCTGCGTCGGCAGCATCGCCTGGCTCTTCTCGGTGCCCGTCAACGAGGAG AGGAAGAGGTATGGGCTGCTGATGGCGGCTGCTCTCCTGGAAGGGGCTTCGGTTGGACCCCTCATCAAGCTCGCCGTGGAATTTGACCCATG CATCCTGGTGACAGCGTTTGTGGGGACTGCCATTGCGTTCGCGTGCTTCTCTTGCGCGGCCGTGGTGGCCAAGCGCAGGGAGTACCTCTACCTCGGTGGGCTGCTCTCTTCTGGGCTCTCCATCCTGCTCTGGCTGCAGTTCGCCGCCTCCATCTTTGGCCACTCCACTAGCAGCTTCATGTTTGAG GTTTACTTTGGGCTGCTCATCTTCCTGGGGTACATGGTCTACGACACGCAGGAGATCATCGAGAGGGCGCACCACGGCGACATGGACTACATCAAGCACGGCCTCATCCTCTTCACCGACTTCGTGGCTGTCCTTGTCCGCATCCTCGTCATCATG CTCAAAAACGCGGCTGACAAGTCGGAGgacaggaagaggaagaagaggtcgTGA
- the LOC136462639 gene encoding probable alkaline/neutral invertase F: MVQCTQPPPQLKLPESKITELTDDENHDSPPKPEKRTRMHHIERHRSCVVTLSDIELNGLQPRRLLQTIEKSPGGGSQCSLHEETPTDTNASHRHAIADAWEALKRSIVYFRGQPIGTVAAIDKSQGAALNYDQVFMRDFIPSALAFLMKGEHLIVKNFLVETARLQSREKMVDLFKLGQGVMPASFKVHHRNPTQKTESLLADFGETAIGRVAPVDSGLWWIILLRAYTKWTGDNSLAESPNCQRAMHLILRLCLSEGCDTSPALLCADGCSMIDRRMGIYGYPIEIQALFFMAMRCALSLLKQDSDADFVNHITKRIQALSYHLHSYYWLDFQRLNDIYRYKTEEYSQTALNKFNVIPESIPDWIFDFMPSRGGYFIGNVSPARMDFRWFCLGNFIAILSSLATGEQAEAILDLVEERWQELIGEMPLKICYPAMENQEWQIVTGCDPKNTRWSYHNGGSWPVLLWLLVAVSVKLGRPHLARRAVELMEQRLAKDDFPEYYDGKAGRYVGKQARKFQTWSVAGYLVAKMLLDDPSHLRIVALEDDSHSRAPFLKRSNSCP, translated from the exons ATGGTACAATGTACTCAACCTCCTCCCCAGTTAAAGCTTCCAGAGAGTAAGATCACAGAACTGACAGATGATGAGAACCATGATTCGCCGCCAAAACCTGAGAAAAGGACAAGGATGCACCACATTGAGAGGCACAGATCTTGTGTTGTGACCTTATCTGACATAGAACTTAATGGTCTGCAACCTCGTCGTCTGCTCCAGACCATTGAGAAAAGCCCAGGAGGAGGATCACAGTGTTCGCTCCATGAAGAAACACCTACAGATACTAATGCATCACACAGGCATGCGATTGCAGATGCTTGGGAAGCCCTCAAAAGGTCAATAGTTTACTTCAGAGGCCAACCAATTGGGACTGTTGCCGCAATAGACAAGTCTCAGGGGGCAGCACTCAACTACGACCAG GTTTTCATGAGGGATTTCATTCCTAGCGCATTGGCTTTTCTTATGAAGGGAGAACACTTGATagtgaagaattttctggtagaaACTGCACGCCTTCAGTCAAGGGAGAAGATGGTTGACCTTTTCAAGCTTGGTCAGGGTGTGATGCCTGCAAGCTTTAAGGTGCATCATCGCAACCCTACCCAGAAGACAGAAAGCTTACTGGCTGATTTTGGTGAAACTGCCATTGGGAGGGTTGCTCCTGTAGATTCTGGCCTATGGTGGATTATTCTCCTTCGTGCTTACACCAAATGGACAGGGGACAATTCTCTGGCTGAAAGTCCTAACTGCCAAAGGGCCATGCACCTTATTCTCAGGTTGTGTCTCTCAGAGGGATGTGATACTTCTCCAGCCTTGCTTTGTGCTGATGGGTGCTCCATGATAGACCGAAGAATG GGCATATATGGCTACCCAATTGAAATCCAGGCTCTCTTTTTCATGGCTATGAGATGTGCCCTAAGCTTGTTGAAACAAGACTCTGATGCTGACTTTGTGAACCACATCACAAAACGAATCCAAGCTTTGAGCTACCATTTGCACAGTTACTACTGGTTAGACTTCCAAAGACTGAATGACATATACCGCTACAAGACTGAAGAGTACTCACAGACAGCTTTGAACAAGTTCAATGTGATACCCGAATCAATACCTGATTGGATATTTGACTTCATGCCTAGCCGGGGTGGATACTTCATTGGCAATGTTAGTCCTGCAAGGATGGATTTCCGCTGGTTTTGCTTGGGCAACTTCATTGCAATCCTGTCATCATTGGCGACCGGAGAGCAGGCTGAAGCAATACTGGATCTTGTGGAGGAGCGCTGGCAAGAACTCATTGGTGAGATGCCACTCAAGATCTGTTACCCTGCAATGGAAAATCAGGAGTGGCAGATAGTCACTGGATGCGACCCGAAGAACACCAGGTGGAGCTACCACAACGGAGGCTCGTGGCCAG TGCTGCTGTGGCTGCTGGTGGCGGTGAGCGTGAAGCTGGGGCGCCCGCACCTGGCGCGGAGAGCCGTGGAGCTGATGGAGCAGCGGCTGGCGAAGGATGACTTCCCCGAGTACTACGACGGCAAGGCGGGGCGGTACGTGGGGAAGCAGGCGCGCAAGTTCCAGACATGGTCGGTGGCCGGCTACCTGGTGGCCAAGATGCTCCTGGACGACCCCTCCCACCTGCGGATCGTGGCGCTGGAGGACGACAGCCACTCCCGGGCTCCCTTCCTCAAGCGCTCCAACTCGTGCCCATGA